A region from the Geobacter benzoatilyticus genome encodes:
- the cobD gene encoding threonine-phosphate decarboxylase CobD, which translates to MKETFDHGGTVFAVARRLGVSPDNILDFSASINPLGPPVGVRGALAAAFDRLVHYPDSGAVELRDALARRHNLLPENICVANGSTELIYLVPRLVGGGRGLIVAPPFSEYAKSLTRAGWEIDYLDLDPDQGFALSLEILDRRLARGCDLLFLANPGNPTGALIPGNDVAEILRLCRSRGTFLVLDEAFIDFREEESATSLVAQGGGAVVLRSMTKFYAIPGLRLGYAVGSGEVIARLAASREPWSVNTLAQAAGLACLEDWEYPARTLDLVAAERKRLASGIAALPGLTVYPSSANYLLVRIDAGPSAPELAARLLAERVLIRDCSSFRGLSDRFFRVAVRGAEENMRLLDLLGKVFA; encoded by the coding sequence ATGAAAGAAACCTTCGACCACGGCGGGACGGTCTTTGCCGTTGCCCGCCGGCTGGGCGTTTCCCCCGACAACATCCTCGACTTCTCGGCGAGCATCAACCCCCTCGGCCCACCGGTTGGGGTGCGCGGAGCGCTTGCGGCCGCCTTTGACCGTCTCGTCCACTATCCCGACAGCGGGGCCGTGGAGCTGCGGGATGCCCTGGCCCGCCGTCACAATCTACTCCCTGAAAATATCTGCGTTGCCAATGGCTCCACGGAGCTTATCTATCTGGTGCCGCGGCTTGTCGGCGGCGGTCGGGGGCTTATCGTCGCCCCTCCCTTCTCCGAGTATGCCAAGAGCCTTACCCGTGCCGGTTGGGAGATCGACTACCTGGACCTGGACCCGGATCAGGGGTTTGCCCTGTCTCTGGAGATCCTGGACCGACGGCTGGCAAGGGGATGCGATCTTCTCTTCCTGGCCAATCCCGGCAACCCTACCGGTGCCTTGATTCCGGGCAACGACGTGGCCGAGATTCTCCGTCTCTGCCGTAGCCGCGGCACCTTCCTTGTTCTAGACGAGGCGTTTATCGATTTTCGGGAGGAGGAGTCGGCGACATCACTCGTGGCCCAGGGGGGCGGGGCCGTGGTGCTTCGCTCAATGACCAAGTTTTACGCCATTCCGGGGCTTCGGCTCGGCTACGCCGTGGGGAGCGGGGAGGTTATTGCCCGGCTTGCGGCGTCCCGGGAGCCCTGGAGCGTCAATACCCTGGCCCAGGCCGCCGGCCTTGCCTGTCTGGAAGACTGGGAGTACCCCGCCCGGACCCTTGATCTTGTGGCGGCGGAACGGAAGCGTCTTGCCTCCGGCATTGCCGCACTGCCGGGGCTTACGGTCTATCCCTCCTCTGCCAACTATCTCCTGGTACGCATCGATGCGGGCCCTTCGGCGCCGGAGCTGGCGGCACGGCTTCTCGCCGAGCGGGTCCTGATCCGGGACTGTTCATCATTCAGGGGGCTTTCGGACCGGTTTTTCCGGGTTGCCGTGCGGGGGGCGGAGGAGAATATGCGGCTTCTGGATTTGCTGGGGAAGGTCTTTGCCTGA
- the nikR gene encoding nickel-responsive transcriptional regulator NikR has translation MGETVRFGISIDDKLLENFDRLIEEKGYMNRSEAIRDLIRGALVELKWEGGEEETVGTVTLVYNHHVRDLSDKLTEQQHSHHNEIVSALHVHLDAHNCLEVLVVRGKAREVKKIADELIGVKGVKHGKLVMTTTGEELH, from the coding sequence ATGGGCGAAACCGTCAGATTCGGCATTTCCATCGACGATAAACTGCTGGAGAATTTCGACCGCCTCATCGAGGAAAAGGGGTACATGAACCGCTCCGAGGCGATTCGCGACCTGATCCGCGGGGCGCTGGTGGAGCTCAAGTGGGAGGGGGGCGAGGAGGAAACCGTCGGCACGGTGACCCTTGTCTACAACCATCATGTCCGCGACCTCTCCGACAAGCTCACCGAGCAGCAGCACTCCCACCACAACGAGATTGTCTCGGCGCTTCACGTCCATCTGGATGCCCACAATTGCCTCGAAGTCCTGGTGGTGCGGGGCAAGGCCCGGGAGGTGAAGAAGATTGCCGATGAGCTGATCGGCGTGAAGGGGGTAAAGCACGGCAAGCTCGTCATGACCACCACGGGGGAGGAATTGCACTGA
- a CDS encoding PPC domain-containing DNA-binding protein — translation MAMLMGKLAHQADLIEALTDAAGANGVRAGAVQVVGALQKAKLGFYDQWRKAYRELPFERPMEIVSGMGNVSLRDGKPFIHLHLALSDDEGKVFGGHALGGCTIFAAEFSIMPLPGEAPVRVFDETTGLYLWERAIYPTEASGEISPELARALLQP, via the coding sequence ATGGCAATGCTCATGGGGAAGCTGGCGCACCAGGCGGACCTGATCGAAGCCCTCACCGATGCGGCCGGCGCCAATGGCGTCAGAGCCGGAGCAGTGCAGGTGGTCGGCGCCCTCCAGAAGGCAAAGCTCGGCTTCTATGACCAGTGGCGCAAAGCCTACCGGGAACTCCCCTTCGAAAGGCCCATGGAGATCGTTTCCGGCATGGGGAACGTCTCCCTTCGCGACGGCAAACCCTTTATCCACCTCCATCTCGCCCTGTCCGACGATGAGGGGAAGGTCTTCGGCGGCCACGCCCTGGGGGGGTGCACCATCTTCGCGGCCGAATTCTCCATCATGCCGCTGCCAGGGGAAGCGCCGGTTCGTGTTTTCGACGAGACCACCGGCCTCTATCTCTGGGAGAGGGCAATCTACCCGACAGAAGCATCCGGGGAAATTTCTCCCGAACTGGCGCGGGCACTACTTCAACCCTAA
- a CDS encoding metal ABC transporter substrate-binding protein: MRRIVAIMLVLMLTAIAAGCRKQAEQAAGGGGRLLVVATIFPVYEFARVVAGDKAEVVMLLPPGMEPHSFEPRPEDIVRVSRADLFVYTNRYMEPWAGEIVKGAGSSRLTVVDASRGAKFLKAGDGARHAGHDDGERGHGGEGMDPHLWLDFTNAQLMVDTIAAALADRDPANRSLYLANAAAYRAKLAELDDRYRTWLATCATRTVLHGGHFAFGYLANRYGLRYESAYAVSADAEPTPAKLAALVKQVRAEGLKHIYTEELLDPRTAETIARETGASILMLHGAHTVSKTDMDKGVTFIGLMEKNLENLRKGLQCR, from the coding sequence ATGAGACGTATTGTTGCTATCATGCTTGTGTTGATGCTGACGGCTATCGCCGCCGGATGCCGGAAGCAGGCGGAGCAAGCGGCCGGGGGGGGCGGCAGGCTTCTGGTTGTGGCTACCATTTTCCCGGTTTACGAGTTTGCCCGTGTCGTGGCGGGGGACAAGGCCGAGGTGGTGATGCTGCTGCCTCCCGGCATGGAGCCCCACAGTTTCGAGCCCCGCCCCGAAGACATTGTCCGGGTGAGCCGGGCGGACTTGTTCGTCTATACGAATCGTTACATGGAGCCGTGGGCCGGCGAGATCGTCAAGGGAGCAGGCAGCAGCAGGCTCACGGTGGTCGATGCCAGCCGCGGCGCAAAATTCCTGAAGGCGGGCGATGGCGCCAGGCACGCCGGCCATGACGATGGGGAGCGCGGTCACGGCGGTGAAGGGATGGATCCCCATCTCTGGCTCGATTTCACCAACGCCCAACTTATGGTGGATACCATTGCCGCTGCCCTTGCCGACCGGGACCCGGCCAACCGTTCCCTCTACCTGGCCAACGCCGCCGCCTACCGGGCCAAACTGGCCGAACTGGACGACCGCTACCGCACCTGGCTCGCCACATGCGCCACGCGGACCGTTCTCCATGGCGGGCATTTTGCCTTCGGTTATCTGGCCAACCGCTACGGGCTTCGCTACGAGTCGGCCTACGCCGTTTCCGCCGATGCCGAGCCGACCCCGGCGAAACTGGCGGCGCTCGTGAAGCAGGTGCGGGCCGAAGGCTTGAAGCATATCTATACCGAGGAACTCCTCGACCCCCGCACTGCCGAAACCATTGCCCGGGAAACCGGCGCCTCGATACTGATGCTCCATGGCGCCCATACCGTCTCCAAGACCGATATGGACAAGGGGGTAACCTTCATCGGGCTCATGGAGAAAAATCTCGAGAATCTTCGGAAGGGGCTCCAATGCCGGTAG
- a CDS encoding metal ABC transporter permease: MTFLEIFQYGFLLRALAAGSLIAALCSVLGVFLVLRRLSLIGDGLAHVTFGSVALALFLRFQSAYAAVAAIPAVLLAALGILKLAERARIYGDAAIGIVSSLGIAIGIMLASIAGGFNVDLFSYLFGNILSISPFELGQTGVLFVIVCLAVIFFYHDLLAITFDEELARTSGVRVDRINAVLVLLTALTVVLAMKVVGIMLISALLILPAVTSLQMARGFRTAIALAVALGVLSVAAGIVISFLGNLPAGATIILVNFTLFLISFGVRKLRNQR; this comes from the coding sequence ATGACTTTCCTCGAAATATTCCAGTACGGTTTTCTCCTCCGGGCCCTTGCGGCCGGGTCCCTCATCGCGGCGCTCTGCTCGGTGCTCGGGGTGTTCCTCGTGCTGCGGCGACTGTCGCTCATCGGCGACGGCCTCGCCCATGTTACCTTCGGGAGCGTGGCGCTGGCCCTTTTCCTCCGCTTTCAGTCGGCCTACGCCGCCGTTGCCGCCATACCGGCCGTGCTGCTGGCGGCCCTGGGCATCCTGAAGCTGGCCGAACGGGCGCGTATCTACGGCGACGCCGCAATCGGCATCGTTTCGTCCCTGGGGATCGCCATAGGCATAATGCTGGCCAGCATAGCCGGCGGCTTCAACGTGGACCTCTTCAGCTACCTCTTCGGGAACATCCTCTCCATCAGCCCCTTCGAACTGGGGCAGACGGGGGTTCTCTTTGTCATCGTCTGCCTGGCGGTGATTTTCTTCTATCACGACCTCCTGGCCATCACCTTCGACGAGGAGCTTGCCCGCACGTCGGGGGTCCGGGTCGACCGGATCAACGCCGTGCTCGTCCTCCTCACCGCGCTCACCGTGGTGCTGGCCATGAAGGTGGTGGGGATCATGCTCATTTCGGCACTCCTCATCCTCCCCGCGGTCACCTCGCTGCAGATGGCCCGCGGGTTCCGGACCGCCATCGCCCTTGCCGTGGCCCTCGGGGTTCTGTCGGTGGCGGCCGGCATCGTCATTTCCTTTCTGGGCAACCTTCCGGCCGGCGCGACCATCATTCTGGTGAACTTCACCCTGTTCCTCATCTCCTTTGGGGTGCGGAAACTACGGAATCAGCGCTAA
- the folK gene encoding 2-amino-4-hydroxy-6-hydroxymethyldihydropteridine diphosphokinase gives MESNVFIALGSNQGDRELNLLRAVAEIGKLPQTRITALSGFYDTEPVGPVEQPNFLNAVIRVETSLSPSLLLTELQRIETEVFRRKRAVQWGPRSMDLDILLYGDLILDGEGLVIPHPRLHERRFVLVPLAEIAPAVIHPGLGRRADELLRALPSGERVTKV, from the coding sequence GTGGAATCCAATGTCTTCATAGCCCTCGGGTCGAACCAGGGGGACCGGGAGCTGAACCTGCTGCGGGCCGTGGCCGAAATCGGCAAACTTCCCCAGACCCGCATCACGGCCCTCTCCGGTTTCTACGATACCGAGCCGGTGGGCCCGGTGGAACAGCCCAATTTCCTGAATGCGGTAATAAGGGTTGAAACGTCCCTTTCCCCCAGCCTGCTGCTCACGGAACTCCAGAGAATCGAAACCGAGGTGTTCCGGAGGAAGAGGGCGGTTCAGTGGGGGCCCCGTTCCATGGACCTGGATATCCTCCTCTACGGCGACCTCATCCTTGACGGTGAGGGGCTCGTCATCCCCCATCCCCGGCTCCACGAGCGGCGTTTCGTTCTGGTCCCCCTTGCTGAGATCGCCCCCGCCGTCATTCATCCCGGCCTGGGGCGCCGCGCCGATGAACTGCTCCGGGCGCTTCCTTCCGGCGAGCGGGTCACAAAGGTTTAG
- the cbiB gene encoding adenosylcobinamide-phosphate synthase CbiB: MSCADRAVALVIASMFLDWLLGDPRWLPHPVVAIGRLVAALERLLRRFVANERFGGVLLLVLVVGITAGTAWGVVRGAWLLHPAAGFAVEAALGWTCLAARSLHGESGRVAGAIARGDLPAARHALSLIVGRDTEALPEPEIWRGAVETVAENTSDGVIAPLFWLMIGGAPLSLAYKAVNTLDSMVGYKNERYLRFGWASARFDDLANLVPARLTGVLMALAAPLIGLLGRNAWRIMLRDGRNHSSPNSGIPEAAAAGALGVQLGGTNSYFGKPVAKPVIGDPLKPLDAAAWQGAVRLMYGSEGLILLFLGFFVLRGVTVP; this comes from the coding sequence ATGAGTTGTGCTGACCGGGCAGTGGCGCTTGTCATTGCCTCAATGTTCCTGGACTGGCTGCTGGGCGATCCCCGTTGGCTTCCCCATCCGGTGGTGGCAATCGGCCGGCTCGTTGCCGCTCTTGAGCGCTTGCTCCGCCGGTTTGTGGCGAATGAGCGGTTCGGCGGAGTGCTGCTGCTGGTTCTGGTCGTGGGGATAACTGCCGGCACGGCATGGGGAGTTGTTCGCGGAGCCTGGCTTCTTCATCCTGCTGCCGGGTTTGCCGTGGAGGCTGCTCTGGGTTGGACCTGCCTGGCGGCGCGTTCGCTCCACGGCGAGTCGGGTCGAGTGGCCGGGGCCATCGCCAGGGGAGACCTTCCGGCGGCCCGCCATGCCCTCTCCCTCATCGTGGGGCGGGATACGGAGGCGCTGCCCGAGCCGGAGATCTGGCGCGGCGCCGTGGAGACCGTGGCGGAGAACACGTCGGACGGCGTTATCGCGCCGCTGTTCTGGCTCATGATCGGCGGGGCTCCACTCTCCCTCGCCTACAAGGCGGTCAATACGCTGGATTCCATGGTCGGATACAAGAACGAGCGGTATCTTCGCTTCGGCTGGGCTTCGGCCCGGTTCGACGACCTGGCTAATCTCGTGCCGGCGCGGCTCACGGGGGTTCTCATGGCGCTGGCCGCCCCACTTATCGGGTTGTTGGGACGCAATGCCTGGCGCATTATGCTGCGGGATGGCCGTAACCATTCGTCACCCAACAGCGGCATCCCCGAGGCGGCGGCAGCCGGCGCGCTCGGCGTTCAGCTGGGGGGCACCAACAGCTACTTCGGCAAGCCGGTGGCGAAACCGGTCATCGGCGATCCCCTCAAGCCCCTCGATGCCGCGGCCTGGCAGGGCGCCGTCCGCCTCATGTACGGCAGCGAAGGTCTTATCCTGCTCTTTTTGGGATTCTTTGTGCTGAGAGGTGTCACGGTCCCATGA
- the fsa gene encoding fructose-6-phosphate aldolase, whose translation MKFFIDTADVNEIREAHALGLVDGVTTNPSLIAKSGRKFEDVIKEIAGIVDGPISAEVISLEHDGMIREAEELAKIHKNIVIKLPMTTEGLKACSTLTQKGIKTNVTLIFTAMQALLAAKAGATYVSPFVGRLDDISQDGMGIIDDIKTIFDNYGYTAEIIVASVRNPVHVLNSALIGADIATIPYSVMLQLAKHPLTDAGIERFLKDWEKVPK comes from the coding sequence ATGAAGTTTTTCATCGACACCGCAGACGTGAACGAGATTCGCGAGGCCCATGCCCTTGGGCTCGTGGACGGCGTCACCACCAATCCCTCGCTCATCGCCAAGTCGGGGCGCAAGTTCGAGGATGTCATCAAGGAGATTGCCGGCATCGTTGACGGCCCCATTTCCGCCGAGGTGATTTCCCTGGAGCACGACGGGATGATCCGCGAGGCCGAGGAACTGGCCAAGATCCACAAGAACATCGTCATCAAGCTCCCCATGACCACCGAGGGGCTCAAGGCCTGCTCCACCCTGACCCAGAAGGGGATCAAGACCAACGTCACCCTGATTTTCACCGCCATGCAGGCGCTGCTGGCCGCCAAGGCCGGCGCCACCTATGTCTCTCCCTTCGTGGGACGCCTCGACGACATCTCCCAGGACGGCATGGGGATCATCGATGACATCAAGACGATCTTCGATAACTACGGCTACACCGCCGAGATCATCGTGGCCAGCGTCCGCAACCCGGTCCACGTTCTGAACTCCGCCCTCATCGGCGCCGACATCGCCACCATTCCGTACTCGGTCATGCTCCAGCTTGCCAAGCATCCCCTCACCGATGCCGGCATCGAGCGCTTCCTGAAGGATTGGGAGAAGGTGCCGAAGTAG
- a CDS encoding putative manganese-dependent inorganic diphosphatase has product MDKQIYVVGHRNPDTDSVASALGYAALKNRQGQKSVTAAMAGEPNPQTRYILDRLGVEPPVYLADVHPKVCHVLNRQPVTASAVTPLRDALGMFHTHGIRVLPVVDDAGAPLGLVSLLKLSEKYLLVDTGRKRGVDASLSTLAACLDGTFLTGTPSDGEEHLHLFIGAMLEESFSSRIEGYDPSSLLIMTGDRRTIQQAAIERGVRLLVVTGGFPLADGLRERAQERGVTVISTPHDTATAAGLARLSTPLSHFVDGKFEKIGVAEPLDHLRLKLLHSGEPAVIAVEEDGTIAGVATKSSLLSPIPYALILVDHNELGQSVPGAETVEILEVIDHHKLGNPPTNQPITFMAAPVGSTCTVVASLYREGGIEPEQKIAALLLAGILSDTVILKSPTTTRRDREMVHWLEERAGLDHVAFGKDIFSACGGFSAHATLEKAVRSDFKHFTAGDILFGVGQVEVVGFDEFHELKETLRETLKSVKEVDRLAMAGLMVTDIYSETTLFLVEGKNELAHIMGYPQVEPHLYELKGVMSRKKQMVPHLLKVLGKI; this is encoded by the coding sequence ATGGATAAGCAGATTTACGTGGTTGGGCACCGCAACCCCGATACCGATTCCGTCGCTTCGGCGCTGGGCTATGCGGCCCTGAAAAACCGCCAGGGGCAGAAGAGCGTCACGGCCGCCATGGCCGGGGAACCGAATCCCCAGACCCGCTACATCCTAGACCGCCTGGGGGTGGAGCCGCCGGTCTACCTCGCCGACGTCCACCCGAAGGTCTGCCACGTCCTCAACCGCCAGCCGGTGACGGCTTCGGCCGTCACCCCCCTGCGCGACGCCCTCGGCATGTTCCATACCCACGGCATCCGGGTGCTGCCGGTTGTCGATGATGCGGGTGCGCCGCTGGGGCTCGTGTCGCTCCTCAAACTTTCAGAGAAGTATCTGCTGGTCGATACGGGTCGCAAGCGGGGAGTCGATGCGTCGCTCAGCACCCTGGCGGCCTGCCTTGACGGCACATTTCTCACCGGCACCCCTTCCGATGGGGAGGAGCACCTGCACCTGTTCATCGGCGCCATGCTGGAGGAGTCGTTTTCGAGCCGCATTGAGGGTTATGACCCGTCCTCGCTCCTGATTATGACGGGAGACCGCCGCACGATCCAGCAGGCGGCCATCGAGCGGGGGGTGCGGCTCCTGGTGGTGACCGGCGGGTTCCCCTTGGCCGATGGATTGCGTGAACGGGCACAGGAGCGGGGCGTAACGGTCATCTCCACTCCCCACGACACTGCCACTGCTGCCGGCCTGGCCCGGCTCTCCACGCCGCTGTCCCATTTCGTGGATGGAAAATTCGAGAAAATCGGGGTGGCCGAGCCCCTGGACCATCTGCGCCTCAAGCTCCTCCACTCCGGCGAGCCCGCCGTGATCGCCGTGGAGGAAGACGGCACCATTGCCGGAGTTGCCACCAAATCGTCGCTGCTGTCACCGATTCCCTACGCCCTCATCCTCGTGGACCACAACGAGTTGGGGCAGTCGGTTCCCGGTGCCGAAACGGTGGAAATCCTGGAGGTTATCGACCACCACAAGCTGGGAAATCCCCCCACCAATCAGCCGATCACCTTCATGGCCGCCCCGGTGGGGAGCACCTGCACCGTGGTCGCCTCCCTCTACCGGGAGGGGGGGATAGAGCCGGAACAGAAGATCGCGGCGCTCCTGCTGGCCGGGATTCTCTCGGACACGGTGATCCTCAAATCTCCCACCACCACCCGCCGCGACCGGGAGATGGTGCATTGGCTCGAAGAGCGCGCCGGCCTCGATCACGTGGCCTTCGGCAAGGACATCTTCTCCGCTTGCGGCGGCTTCTCCGCCCATGCCACTCTGGAGAAGGCGGTCCGCTCCGACTTCAAGCACTTCACCGCCGGGGATATCCTCTTCGGCGTGGGGCAGGTGGAGGTGGTGGGGTTCGACGAGTTCCACGAGTTGAAGGAGACCCTTCGCGAAACCCTGAAGAGTGTGAAAGAGGTTGACCGGCTTGCCATGGCCGGCCTCATGGTCACTGACATTTACAGCGAAACGACCCTCTTCCTGGTGGAAGGGAAGAATGAGCTTGCCCATATTATGGGCTACCCCCAGGTGGAGCCCCATCTTTACGAGCTCAAGGGGGTCATGTCCCGCAAGAAGCAGATGGTGCCGCACCTTTTGAAGGTGCTGGGGAAGATCTAG
- a CDS encoding DedA family protein — protein MQQLIDWLVATIGAMGYPGIFILMAMESSVFPVPSELVMPPAGYLAHRGEMNLWLAILIGTLGSLAGAYANYYAAHWLGRPLILKYGKYVWITEEKFAKVETFFHKHGEISTFIGRLLPVVRHLISLPAGLAGMHHGKFAFYTTAGAFFWVTILTWIGYFIGQNQELIMRYSHQALIWVIIFSIALVAVYVRWHRRKQGRA, from the coding sequence ATGCAGCAACTCATCGACTGGCTCGTCGCCACCATTGGCGCCATGGGCTACCCGGGCATCTTCATTCTCATGGCCATGGAAAGCTCCGTTTTCCCGGTGCCGAGCGAACTGGTCATGCCTCCGGCCGGTTATCTTGCCCACCGGGGGGAGATGAACCTCTGGCTCGCCATCCTCATCGGTACGCTGGGAAGCCTTGCGGGGGCCTATGCCAACTATTACGCCGCCCACTGGCTGGGGCGTCCCCTCATCCTCAAGTACGGAAAGTATGTCTGGATAACCGAAGAGAAGTTCGCGAAAGTTGAGACATTCTTCCACAAGCACGGCGAGATTTCAACCTTCATCGGCCGGCTCCTCCCCGTGGTGCGGCACCTGATTTCGCTCCCCGCCGGACTCGCCGGCATGCACCACGGGAAGTTCGCCTTCTACACCACGGCAGGAGCATTTTTCTGGGTGACGATCCTCACCTGGATCGGCTATTTCATCGGCCAGAACCAGGAACTGATCATGCGCTACTCCCACCAGGCGCTGATCTGGGTCATCATTTTCAGCATTGCGCTGGTGGCGGTTTATGTGCGGTGGCACCGACGAAAACAGGGCCGGGCGTAA
- a CDS encoding J domain-containing protein, producing the protein MKAGYKRIPTAEEQELERKRREFHALERRLVRLEHDLEDLREEIREFEKLYAVKMADRVRELDQLRQELSRARAEEVNRLQGNGNGRRSYGLSDDEPEPEEIPRLKPEAGATAKSAGIREVYRRLAKAIHPDLADSDEDRKRRQKLMAEANRAYAEEDRVTLQAIMEEWELSPETAVAVGTAGELALVIRRITRVVEQIRGVELEMARLRNTDLYRLIQRVQDARWRGRDIMDEMAARLDDEILAICRTLNASGRSRSASGASEAPPTPAPPQADTFRTVKFPTSGGPIGTLFVRERNSGSFLDWKRLGEAFGNVAVPAGKGLRLDMREGAADMGLLGTLQADDLQACFLYGIADDDLTHILGLKGITELYLSGAGITGEGIIHLLELKNLERLYLYDTRVTSAGLACLKHLPRLRSLTLSNAPVTDGELERLRLALPGCRVVILQSGKRG; encoded by the coding sequence ATGAAGGCAGGATACAAACGGATACCAACCGCTGAAGAACAGGAGCTTGAGCGCAAGCGGCGGGAGTTCCACGCCCTTGAACGGCGCCTGGTCCGGCTCGAGCACGACCTGGAGGATCTCCGGGAGGAGATCAGGGAGTTCGAGAAGCTCTATGCGGTTAAAATGGCCGACCGGGTCCGCGAACTGGACCAGTTGCGCCAGGAATTATCCAGGGCCCGGGCGGAGGAGGTAAACCGCCTCCAAGGGAACGGCAACGGGCGGCGCAGTTACGGGCTCAGTGACGATGAACCGGAACCGGAGGAAATCCCCCGTTTGAAGCCGGAAGCCGGTGCAACGGCAAAAAGCGCGGGAATCCGCGAAGTCTACCGCAGGTTGGCCAAGGCAATCCACCCGGACCTGGCGGATTCGGACGAAGACCGCAAGCGCCGCCAGAAACTCATGGCCGAGGCAAACCGGGCATACGCCGAAGAAGACAGAGTCACCCTCCAGGCGATCATGGAAGAATGGGAGCTATCCCCGGAAACCGCCGTTGCCGTCGGTACCGCGGGGGAACTGGCCCTGGTCATCCGCCGCATCACGCGGGTCGTGGAGCAGATCAGGGGGGTCGAGCTGGAAATGGCCCGCCTCAGGAACACCGACCTCTACCGCCTTATCCAGCGGGTGCAGGACGCCCGGTGGCGGGGGCGCGACATCATGGACGAAATGGCGGCGAGACTCGATGACGAGATCCTTGCCATCTGCAGAACCCTGAACGCATCTGGCCGCAGCCGCAGCGCCTCCGGCGCTTCCGAAGCACCACCCACCCCTGCGCCGCCTCAGGCAGACACCTTCCGCACCGTCAAGTTCCCCACCAGCGGTGGTCCCATCGGCACCCTTTTCGTCCGGGAACGGAACTCCGGCAGCTTTCTGGACTGGAAACGGCTCGGCGAAGCATTCGGCAACGTGGCGGTACCTGCCGGAAAGGGGCTGAGGCTCGACATGCGCGAGGGAGCAGCCGACATGGGCCTTCTCGGCACTCTGCAAGCCGACGATCTCCAGGCCTGCTTCCTTTACGGCATTGCGGACGACGACCTGACCCACATCCTGGGTCTCAAGGGCATCACTGAACTTTACCTCTCCGGCGCAGGCATAACCGGCGAAGGCATCATCCACCTTCTGGAACTGAAAAACCTCGAACGGCTTTACCTCTACGACACCAGGGTCACCAGCGCCGGGCTCGCCTGCCTCAAGCATCTGCCGCGGCTGCGGTCTCTCACCCTCAGCAACGCTCCGGTAACCGACGGAGAGCTCGAACGCCTGCGGCTGGCTCTTCCGGGCTGCCGGGTCGTTATCCTCCAGAGCGGCAAACGGGGCTGA
- a CDS encoding metal ABC transporter ATP-binding protein gives MPVEVVTVHGLSLAYQGADALCDVSFAVEKGSYVGIVGPNGSGKSTLVRCILGLARPDRGGVSLFGAPLESFDQWQRVGYLPQGLQHFNPHFPATVAEVVGLGLLAARRFPRRLSREDAGAVDRALELMGIGDIRNRLIGELSGGLRQRVLLARALVNEPELLVLDEPTTALDPETRESFYRAISDLNRERETTVILVTHDSGTIGSYASKLLYLDKRLVFYGGFDDFCGSSEMAEFFGPSSQHLICHRH, from the coding sequence ATGCCGGTAGAGGTTGTTACGGTTCACGGTCTTTCCCTGGCCTACCAGGGGGCCGATGCCCTGTGCGACGTGTCGTTTGCCGTGGAAAAGGGGAGCTATGTCGGTATCGTCGGCCCCAACGGCTCGGGGAAGAGCACCCTTGTCCGCTGCATCCTGGGGCTTGCCCGCCCCGACCGGGGAGGGGTGAGCCTCTTCGGCGCCCCGCTGGAATCTTTCGACCAGTGGCAGCGGGTGGGCTACCTCCCCCAGGGGCTCCAGCACTTCAATCCCCACTTTCCCGCCACCGTTGCCGAAGTGGTGGGGCTTGGGCTCTTGGCCGCCCGCCGTTTTCCCCGTCGCCTTAGCCGCGAGGATGCCGGGGCGGTTGACCGGGCGCTGGAACTCATGGGGATCGGCGACATCCGCAACCGGCTCATCGGCGAGCTTTCCGGGGGGCTGCGGCAGCGGGTGCTCCTGGCCCGGGCACTTGTCAACGAACCGGAACTTCTCGTGCTCGATGAACCGACAACGGCCCTGGACCCCGAGACGCGTGAGAGTTTCTACCGCGCCATCAGCGATCTCAACCGTGAGAGGGAAACCACGGTCATTCTCGTGACCCACGACAGCGGCACCATCGGCAGCTACGCCTCGAAGCTCCTCTACCTGGACAAGCGCCTGGTCTTTTATGGCGGCTTCGACGATTTTTGCGGCTCTTCGGAAATGGCGGAGTTTTTCGGCCCTTCCAGCCAGCACCTGATCTGTCACAGGCATTAA
- a CDS encoding YHS domain-containing protein, with protein MRLIVILILFYVGFKIVQGLMQKNRGEKPAVQEPEKEETFQDPVCGVYVTGDDAVIGRHEGKRIHFCSMACLEKYRANVEHTSTTDTQSKPEEHA; from the coding sequence ATGCGGCTGATTGTAATCCTCATCCTGTTTTATGTGGGCTTCAAGATCGTGCAGGGGCTCATGCAGAAGAATCGGGGAGAAAAACCGGCGGTTCAGGAGCCCGAGAAGGAAGAGACCTTCCAGGATCCGGTCTGCGGCGTCTACGTCACCGGGGATGATGCCGTCATCGGCCGCCACGAGGGAAAGCGAATCCATTTCTGTTCCATGGCCTGCCTTGAGAAGTACCGGGCAAATGTCGAACATACGAGCACTACAGATACTCAATCAAAACCGGAGGAACACGCATGA